From Bosea sp. NBC_00550, the proteins below share one genomic window:
- a CDS encoding tetratricopeptide repeat protein: MKRLARLACLAGLVLAAPAEAAPYADNAYGAYQAGHYRRALSEALKRIETDSSDAAAMTLVGELYRQGLGIPPDQMVATEWYERAEARGDVNAAFALATQLLDEKSGKRDPARAGALLEKAAAAGHPAANYNLALTLLATGREADDKPAVAHLEIAAKGGVSDAMHALGVLAKQGRGMPANEQVAARWMQQSAATGNIPAIVEYAIMLFNGTGVPKDEAAAAKLFQRAAAQGNPIAQNRLAKLYQFGLGIPPDTIEAAAWHLAARSQGLDDPALEAMFDRLKPEQQGRAARIAASRISSAVLTAP; encoded by the coding sequence ATGAAGCGGCTTGCCCGCCTCGCCTGTCTTGCCGGCCTCGTGCTGGCGGCGCCGGCCGAGGCTGCGCCCTACGCCGACAATGCCTACGGTGCCTACCAGGCCGGCCATTACCGGCGCGCCCTCTCCGAAGCCCTGAAGCGCATCGAGACGGATAGCAGCGACGCCGCGGCGATGACGCTGGTCGGCGAACTCTACCGCCAGGGCCTCGGCATCCCGCCCGACCAGATGGTCGCGACCGAATGGTATGAGCGGGCCGAGGCGCGCGGCGACGTCAATGCCGCCTTCGCATTGGCCACGCAGCTTCTCGACGAGAAGAGCGGCAAGCGTGACCCGGCCCGCGCCGGCGCCCTGCTCGAAAAAGCCGCCGCTGCCGGCCACCCGGCAGCGAACTACAATCTCGCGCTGACGCTGCTCGCCACCGGTCGCGAGGCTGACGACAAGCCGGCGGTCGCCCATCTCGAGATCGCGGCCAAGGGCGGGGTCAGCGATGCCATGCATGCGCTCGGCGTGCTGGCGAAACAGGGCCGCGGCATGCCCGCAAATGAGCAGGTCGCGGCGCGCTGGATGCAGCAATCGGCCGCCACCGGCAACATTCCCGCCATCGTCGAGTATGCGATCATGCTGTTCAACGGCACCGGAGTGCCGAAGGACGAGGCGGCAGCGGCAAAGCTGTTCCAGCGTGCGGCCGCGCAAGGCAACCCCATCGCCCAGAACCGCCTGGCCAAGCTCTATCAGTTCGGCCTGGGCATTCCGCCGGACACGATCGAGGCCGCCGCCTGGCATCTCGCAGCCCGTTCACAGGGCCTCGACGACCCCGCGCTGGAAGCCATGTTCGACCGCCTGAAGCCGGAGCAGCAGGGCCGCGCCGCGCGCATTGCGGCCAGCCGCATCAGCAGCGCAGTCTTGACGGCGCCCTAA
- a CDS encoding inositol monophosphatase family protein, with translation MIRSPLMTVMTDAVIKASRSLKRDFGEVENLQVLAKGPGDFVSKADHKAEQILREALEKARPGYGFVMEESGIVHGTDESNRWHIDPLDGTHNFLRGIPHWNISVALERDNQFIAGVIYDAAKDEMFVAEKGKGAFVNNRRLRVSGRSEPADMLIGTGIPHIGKGGHGQFLRELAAVMPRFANVRRMGSAALDIAYVAAGRMDAYWERGLNTWDFAAGAVLIREAGGTFGTLDGKQVTSAKDILCGNEAGEQALRAALKTAG, from the coding sequence ATGATCCGTTCCCCCCTGATGACCGTGATGACCGACGCCGTGATCAAGGCGTCCCGCTCGCTCAAGCGCGACTTCGGCGAGGTCGAGAACCTGCAGGTTCTGGCCAAGGGCCCCGGGGACTTCGTCTCCAAGGCCGACCACAAGGCAGAGCAGATCCTGCGCGAAGCGCTTGAGAAGGCCCGCCCCGGCTACGGCTTCGTTATGGAGGAGAGCGGCATCGTCCACGGCACCGACGAGAGCAATCGCTGGCACATCGACCCGCTCGACGGCACCCACAACTTCCTGCGCGGCATCCCGCACTGGAACATCTCGGTCGCGCTGGAGCGCGACAACCAGTTCATCGCCGGCGTGATCTACGACGCCGCCAAGGACGAGATGTTCGTGGCCGAGAAGGGCAAGGGTGCCTTCGTCAACAACCGCCGCCTGCGCGTGTCCGGCCGCAGCGAGCCGGCGGACATGCTGATCGGCACCGGCATCCCGCATATCGGCAAGGGCGGCCATGGCCAGTTCCTGCGTGAACTCGCCGCCGTGATGCCGCGCTTCGCCAACGTCCGCCGCATGGGCTCCGCCGCGCTCGACATCGCCTATGTCGCCGCCGGCCGAATGGACGCCTATTGGGAGCGTGGCCTCAACACCTGGGATTTCGCGGCGGGCGCCGTGCTGATCCGCGAGGCGGGCGGCACCTTCGGCACGCTCGACGGCAAGCAGGTCACCAGCGCGAAGGACATCCTCTGCGGCAACGAGGCCGGCGAGCAGGCGTTGCGCGCCGCGCTGAAGACGGCGGGCTGA
- a CDS encoding flagellar motor protein MotA, which yields MANEDFAAEPVTAAPTRAETRFSRPLRYVVRAVLFLALIGFLGFILQGGLVQAFMTNPGLNGLILGALLVGVLIALRELWRIHSEARAATRLAAAPASAEVRRGQVIAPLGPVLPALDNGSLAPAQAVSALESIAVRLDDGREVLRYLGGLLVFLGLLGTFWGLLDTVGSVGGVIKSLRTGAEAGVLFDELKAGLSAPLAGMGLSFSSSLFGIAGSLILGFLDLQVAQAQRRFRNEIESWLGTRTAIPGTIAPLLGAGDPLADRFEKLSAAMADGASNNRAATQALANLAEGIQGLVQHMRAEQQMIRDWVEAQASREKDLKRLIERLTADQIAEP from the coding sequence ATGGCGAATGAGGATTTCGCGGCCGAGCCGGTGACGGCCGCACCAACGCGGGCGGAAACCCGTTTCTCAAGGCCGCTTCGCTACGTCGTCCGCGCGGTTCTGTTCCTGGCCCTGATCGGCTTTCTCGGCTTCATCCTGCAGGGCGGGCTGGTCCAGGCCTTCATGACCAATCCGGGGCTTAACGGCCTCATCCTCGGCGCGCTCCTCGTCGGCGTGCTGATCGCGCTGCGCGAGCTCTGGCGCATCCACAGCGAGGCCCGGGCCGCGACCCGTCTCGCCGCCGCCCCCGCCTCGGCGGAAGTGCGGCGCGGACAGGTCATCGCGCCGCTCGGCCCGGTCCTGCCGGCGCTGGACAACGGCTCGCTCGCACCGGCCCAGGCCGTCTCCGCGCTCGAATCGATCGCGGTCAGGCTCGACGACGGGCGCGAGGTTCTGCGCTATCTCGGGGGCCTGCTCGTCTTCCTCGGCCTGCTCGGCACCTTCTGGGGCCTGCTCGACACGGTCGGCTCGGTCGGCGGCGTCATCAAATCCCTGCGCACCGGGGCCGAGGCCGGCGTGCTCTTCGACGAGCTGAAGGCCGGCCTCTCCGCCCCGCTCGCGGGCATGGGCCTGTCCTTTTCGTCCTCGCTCTTCGGCATCGCCGGCTCGCTGATCCTGGGCTTCCTCGATCTCCAGGTCGCGCAGGCGCAGCGCCGTTTCCGCAACGAGATCGAAAGCTGGCTGGGCACACGCACCGCCATTCCCGGCACCATCGCCCCGTTGCTTGGGGCGGGCGATCCGCTGGCCGATCGCTTCGAGAAGCTGAGCGCGGCGATGGCGGACGGGGCGTCCAACAACCGGGCCGCCACGCAGGCGCTCGCCAATCTCGCCGAAGGCATCCAGGGCCTCGTCCAGCACATGCGGGCCGAGCAGCAGATGATCCGCGATTGGGTCGAGGCGCAGGCCTCGCGCGAGAAGGATCTGAAGCGCCTGATCGAGCGCCTTACTGCCGACCAGATCGCTGAGCCATGA